A stretch of the Duncaniella dubosii genome encodes the following:
- a CDS encoding DUF4450 domain-containing protein, giving the protein MKLTINFKQILTSAILLAATGYVAARSEMRPSHYVADGNSAITVNGQAKFNRALYGAHSGFRIDCSDTPEFGIYLPRMGGNLCLTLPEGKCTARYTPGRMDYEQGGVKVEAQVMRSEDMALWAITNTTNKTASIPVRFGGVADKKFYREGDLGVDDPTCFDLKPEYCTGNVYTVKGDKINIEYGKKQRSTLTLVIPAKSYKITDLPSYEGTLSIKPGKKVYLALFPASDAPKASLESLFKKRKTNVNNWPQASHSRLPTNGSIR; this is encoded by the coding sequence TTGAAATTAACAATCAATTTTAAACAGATTCTTACAAGCGCAATCCTTCTTGCAGCCACAGGATATGTGGCTGCAAGAAGCGAAATGCGTCCGAGCCACTACGTTGCCGATGGCAATTCGGCCATAACAGTCAACGGTCAGGCAAAATTCAACCGTGCTCTCTACGGCGCACATAGCGGATTCCGTATTGATTGCTCCGACACTCCTGAGTTCGGCATCTATCTCCCGCGAATGGGTGGCAATCTATGCCTGACCCTCCCTGAAGGGAAATGTACCGCCCGCTACACACCGGGCCGTATGGATTATGAACAGGGCGGCGTTAAGGTCGAAGCTCAGGTGATGCGAAGCGAGGACATGGCTCTCTGGGCAATCACAAACACGACCAATAAAACAGCCAGTATCCCCGTGCGTTTCGGAGGTGTCGCTGACAAGAAATTCTATCGTGAAGGTGACCTCGGAGTGGATGATCCCACATGTTTTGACCTAAAACCTGAATATTGCACAGGAAATGTCTATACCGTAAAAGGAGATAAAATAAACATCGAGTATGGCAAAAAACAACGCTCGACCCTCACGCTTGTAATCCCTGCAAAAAGTTATAAAATCACAGACCTCCCATCATACGAAGGCACACTCTCCATCAAACCCGGGAAAAAAGTATATCTCGCACTTTTCCCTGCGTCCGACGCGCCTAAAGCGTCTCTCGAATCTCTTTTCAAAAAGCGGAAAACGAACGTGAACAATTGGCCTCAAGCGTCACATTCAAGACTCCCGACGAATGGCTCAATCCGATAG